Proteins from a single region of Hordeum vulgare subsp. vulgare chromosome 6H, MorexV3_pseudomolecules_assembly, whole genome shotgun sequence:
- the LOC123402399 gene encoding calcium-dependent protein kinase 4 — protein MGACLSSSKQEARRRRPRGGKAEEKAAAAGAPAVEFGYDRDFDGRYEVGRLLGHGQFGYTFAAVDRLSGDRVAVKRIDKAKMTRPVAVEDVKREVKILKALKGHENIVHFDNAFEDDSYVYIVMELCEGGELLDRILAKKNSRYSEKDAAVVVRQMLKVAAECHLRGLVHRDMKPENFLFKSTKEDSPLKATDFGLSDFIKPGKKFRDIVGSAYYVAPEVLKRRSGPESDVWSIGVITYILLCGRRPFWDKTEDGIFKEVLRNKPDFRKRPWPSISSSAKDFVKKLLVKNPRARLTAAQALSHPWVREGGDASEIPVDISVLYNMRQFVKYSRFKQFALRALASTVNEEELADLKDQFDAIDVDKSGSISIEEMRHALAKDLPWRLKGPRVLEIIQAIDSNTDGLVDFKEFVAATLHIHQMAELDSERWGLRCQAAFSKFDLDGDGYITPDELRMHTGLKGSIEPLLEEADIDKDGRISLSEFRKLLRTASMSNLPSPSGVPNPQAL, from the exons ATGGGCGCCTGCCTGTCCTCCTCCAAGCAggaggcgcggcggcggcggccgcggggcggcaaggcagaggagaaggccgCGGCGGCGGGGGCCCCCGCGGTGGAGTTCGGCTACGACCGGGACTTCGACGGCAGGTACGAGGTCGGCCGCCTGCTCGGCCACGGCCAGTTCGGCTACACCTTCGCCGCCGTCGACCGCCTCTCCGGGGACCGCGTCGCCGTCAAGCGCATCGACAAGGCCAAG ATGACCCGACCTGTTGCTGTGGAAGACGTAAAGAGAGAAGTGAAGATTCTTAAAGCCCTTAAAGGCCATGAGAACATTGTTCACTTCGACAATGCATTCGAGGACGATTCATACGTGTATATTGTGATGGA ACTTTGCGAAGGTGGTGAACTATTGGACCGAATTTTGGCAAA AAAAAACAGCCGCTATAGTGAGAAAGATGCTGCAGTAGTGGTGCGGCAGATGCTCAAAGTGGCTGCTGAGTGTCATCTACGTGGGTTAGTCCACCGAGATATGAAGCCTGAG AACTTCCTTTTCAAATCAACTAAGGAGGACTCGCCTCTGAAGGCAACAGATTTTGGTTTGTCAGACTTCATAAAACCAG GGAAGAAGTTCCGTGATATAGTTGGCAGTGCCTATTATGTTGCACCAGAAGTATTAAAACGGCGGTCTGGACCTGAGTCGGATGTTTGGAGCATAGGAGTTATAACTTACATTTTGCTCTGTGGGAGGCGCCCCTTTTGGGATAAAACAGAGGACGGTATATTCAAGGAG GTTCTACGAAACAAGCCTGATTTTCGTAAGAGACCTTGGCCAAGCATCAGTTCAAGTGCTAAAGATTTTGTTAAAAAATTACTGGTGAAGAACCCAAGGGCGAGATTGACAGCAGCTCAAGCTCTCT CACATCCATGGGTGAGAGAAGGAGGAGATGCATCTGAGATCCCTGTCGATATATCTGTACTGTACAACATGCGCCAATTTGTCAAGTACAGCCGTTTTAAGCAATTTGCGCTGCGG GCTTTAGCAAGTACAGTCAATGAGGAAGAGCTAGCAGATCTAAAGGACCAATTTGATGCAATTGACGTTGATAAAAGTGGATCAATTAGCATTGAAGAAATGCGGCAT GCCCTTGCGAAGGATCTTCCCTGGAGATTGAAGGGCCCTCGTGTTCTCGAGATCATTCAAGCG ATTGACAGCAACACGGATGGCCTTGTCGACTTCAAAGAGTTTGTTGCGGCAACTCTCCACATACATCAGATGGCTGAGCTGGACTCTGAAAGGTGGGGCTTGCGCTGCCAAGCTGCTTTCAGCAAATTTGATTTGGATGGTGATGGATACATCACCCCCGATGAACTTAGAATG CACACGGGCTTAAAGGGATCCATCGAGCCATTGCTGGAGGAGGCCGACATCGACAAGGACGGGCGGATAAGCCTGTCCGAGTTCCGCAAACTCCTACGAACCGCAAGCATGAGCAACCTGCCGAGCCCGTCCGGAGTTCCGAATCCCCAGGCTCTGTGA